One window of the Trifolium pratense cultivar HEN17-A07 linkage group LG2, ARS_RC_1.1, whole genome shotgun sequence genome contains the following:
- the LOC123911257 gene encoding probable polygalacturonase produces the protein MKTEQNLGHTLTMMSCPKLKIPHVFGVLFLVVLLGSTGVKVAESRVTRGNDQHEYPAINCRKHIAYLTDFGAVGDGKTSNTKAFESAIRNLSQYANDGGALLVVPPGKWLTGSFNLTSHFTLFLQNNAVILGSQDESDWPSLPVLPSYGKGRDAPDGRFSSLIFGTNLTDVVITGFNGTIDGQGSYWWDKFHKDKLNLTRPYLIEIMFSNQIQISNLTLINSPSWFVHPIYSSDIIIQGLNIVAPIDSPNTDGINPDSCTNVRIEDCQVTSGDDCVAIKSGWDDYGIKFGMPSQQIVIRRLKCISPDSAMIALGSEMSGGIKDIRVEDLTAINTQSAVRIKTAVGRGAYVKDIFVRGLKLHTMKYVFWMTGSYGSHPDPNFDPKALPNITGINYSNVNAENVTYSARLDGISNDPFTDICISDVTIHTVGKKLQWNCTDIQGVTSNVVPKPCDLLPEKEEKFSCPFPDDKLPIESVELKTCSFRSVSYF, from the exons ATGAAAACTGAACAAAATCTTGGTCACACTCTAACAATGATGTCATGTCCAAAACTCAAAATCCCCCAT gtttttGGGGTTCTTTTCCTAGTTGTGTTATTAGGATCAACAGGAGTGAAAGTAGCAGAAAGCAGAGTTACTAGGGGAAATGATCAGCATGAGTACCCTGCTATTAATTGCAGAAAGCACATTGCATATTTGACAGATTTTGGTGCTGTTGGTGATGGAAAAACTTCAAATACTAAAGCATTTGAATCTGCAATTAGAAATCTTAGCCAATATGCTAATGATGGTGGAGCTTTACTTGTGGTGCCACCAGGAAAATGGCTAACTGGTAGCTTTAATCTTACAAGTCATTTCACTCTTTTCCTCCAAAATAATGCTGTCATTCTTGGATCTCAG GATGAGTCAGATTGGCCCTCACTTCCTGTCTTACCATCATATGGGAAAGGAAGGGATGCACCTGATGGAAGATTTAGTAGTCTCATTTTCGGAACTAATCTCACAGATGTTGTTATCACTG gTTTCAATGGGACAATTGATGGTCAAGGATCTTATTGGTGGGACAAATTTCACAAAGATAAATTGAATCTCACTAGGCCATATTTGATTGAGATTATGTTCTctaaccaaatccaaatttcAAATCTCACATTGATTAACTCTCCATCTTGGTTTGTCCATCCAATTTATAGCAG TGACATTATCATTCAAGGATTGAACATTGTTGCACCAATTGATTCTCCCAACACAGATGGAATAAATCCAG ATTCTTGTACCAATGTAAGGATTGAAGATTGTCAAGTAACATCTGGTGATGATTGTGTAGCAATAAAAAGTGGTTGGGATGATTATGGAATAAAATTCGGAATGCCAAGTCAACAAATAGTAATTAGAAGACTTAAATGTATATCCCCTGATAGTGCTATGATTGCATTAGGAAGTGAAATGTCAGGTGGAATCAAAGATATTAGAGTTGAAGATCTCACAGCCATCAATACACAATCAGCAGTTAGAATCAAAACTGCCGTCGGTCGTGGAGCATATGTGAAAGATATATTTGTTAGAGGTTTGAAATTGCACACAATGAAATATGTGTTTTGGATGACAGGTTCATATGGATCACACCCTGATCCTAACTTTGATCCAAAAGCACTTCCTAATATTACTGGAATAAATTATAGTAATGTTAATGCAGAAAATGTTACATATTCTGCAAGACTTGATGGAATTTCTAATGACCCTTTTACTGATATTTGTATTTCCGATGTGACAATTCATACTGTTGGGAAAAAGTTGCAATGGAATTGCACTGATATTCAAGGAGTTACTAGCAATGTGGTACCTAAGCCTTGTGATTTGCTGccagaaaaagaagagaaatttAGTTGCCCTTTTCCTGATGACAAATTGCCTATTGAGAGTGTTGAGTTGAAGACTTGTTCTTTTAGAAGTGTTTCATATTTCTGA